One Armatimonadia bacterium DNA window includes the following coding sequences:
- a CDS encoding extracellular solute-binding protein, translating into MRRSTLAAALALTACLALLCTGQAAAKKIVLRVQFLPTRDLAVTPDQKAILAIADAFREKHPNVELLPFEGLVIQGVGAMDSGPLMAMAGGVAPEVLYVNFRQSETYISQKFLYPLDKYVEKWQQEEDISKLIPPQVWQVIKRKGPDNQEHVWSIPYGVVVMALQYRKDLFKKAGLDPNKPPQNWDEMYDFALRMTDPERGVYGLGLATKGSAAWNFMSFLWSAGSDAVVQDKQGNWRAAYDDDGAVKAIQFYWKLRRGKWTRCPNDGEPVPFEIGQTEAQCKKCHRTFTIDELKKEKRLYEGCVDGDPASSLGWQRGKIGMMFQYLRDEYIAQVNPSQVGLAPIPKGPGGESHGEINATMYGINSTITDPEVRDAAWEYIKFYASTEAKRIKTKIFIDSGFAKYVNPQWLTEFGYNDYLREVPKGWADVFQTTVANARPEPYGKNCQLIYIEMTVPIERALQVDDPSADQIRTILKEEVANTNAKLLGRIPPNIQRMRTIITFFVVLFMAIAFITLMRKSLSHYSVQIQSQSSGAKTETVGYKRRRNIYAWMLLLPALVLIGIWQYYPLARGSIMAFQDYRIIAGTAFVGLQNFSEAIFSKDFWLTMYRTLWYAFMMLSLGFCAPIALAVLLHEVPRLKVFYRTLYYLPAVTTGLVIYMLWKQFYDPSPHGFLNSIYGPASEIARELLVLLVAGLGAGLATSFWNNRDREPEKLAWWMWPIYGIVPLWFYRRAEGERATRLWRFANLAAMVVWSAIAVYAVVQGVRITGVWVLFLAALAAAGAVLAFTNPSPSPLKYVVGLISCAATVLVVTYGVQHVWPELFRADTQQFLDDANPVFGIPIFPAIAMVCIILPQIWASVGPGCIIYLAAMRAIPEEMYEAADLDGAGFWTKFWTITVPFLRALIIINFVGAFIGAFRAFEPIFIMTSGGPANATTVLGLEIWRNAYMYLKYGFAVSMAWILGSLLIGFTVMQLRILSRLEFRTASAKD; encoded by the coding sequence TTGCGCCGTTCGACACTTGCCGCTGCGTTGGCGCTTACCGCCTGCCTTGCCCTTCTGTGCACGGGTCAGGCGGCCGCCAAGAAGATCGTCCTGCGCGTCCAGTTTCTCCCCACGCGTGACCTCGCGGTCACTCCCGACCAGAAGGCCATTCTCGCCATTGCCGACGCCTTCCGTGAGAAGCACCCCAACGTCGAGCTTCTTCCCTTTGAGGGTCTTGTCATCCAGGGCGTAGGCGCGATGGACTCCGGTCCACTCATGGCTATGGCCGGCGGTGTTGCGCCCGAGGTTCTGTACGTCAACTTCCGCCAGTCGGAGACCTACATCTCCCAGAAGTTCCTCTACCCGCTCGACAAGTACGTAGAGAAGTGGCAGCAGGAAGAGGACATCAGCAAGCTCATTCCTCCCCAGGTCTGGCAGGTCATCAAGCGGAAGGGCCCCGACAATCAGGAGCACGTCTGGTCGATCCCCTACGGCGTGGTCGTCATGGCCCTTCAGTACCGCAAGGACCTCTTCAAGAAGGCCGGCCTCGATCCCAACAAGCCGCCCCAGAACTGGGATGAGATGTACGACTTCGCTCTCCGCATGACCGATCCCGAGCGCGGCGTCTATGGACTTGGGCTGGCCACCAAGGGCAGTGCCGCCTGGAACTTCATGAGCTTCCTGTGGTCGGCGGGAAGTGATGCCGTCGTTCAGGACAAGCAGGGAAACTGGCGCGCCGCCTATGATGACGACGGCGCGGTCAAGGCCATCCAGTTCTACTGGAAGCTGCGACGCGGGAAGTGGACCCGCTGCCCCAACGACGGCGAGCCGGTTCCCTTCGAGATCGGGCAGACCGAGGCTCAGTGCAAGAAGTGCCACCGGACCTTCACCATCGATGAACTCAAGAAGGAAAAGCGCCTCTATGAGGGCTGTGTCGACGGCGACCCGGCCAGCAGTCTCGGCTGGCAGCGTGGCAAGATCGGCATGATGTTCCAGTACCTGCGCGACGAGTACATCGCCCAGGTCAACCCGTCCCAGGTAGGTCTCGCCCCCATTCCTAAGGGCCCCGGCGGCGAGAGCCATGGTGAGATCAATGCCACCATGTACGGCATCAACTCCACCATCACCGACCCCGAGGTCCGCGACGCCGCCTGGGAGTACATCAAGTTCTACGCCTCCACCGAGGCTAAGCGCATCAAGACCAAGATCTTCATCGACTCCGGGTTCGCCAAGTACGTCAACCCGCAGTGGCTGACCGAGTTCGGCTACAACGACTACCTGCGCGAGGTACCCAAGGGCTGGGCCGACGTATTCCAGACCACCGTTGCCAACGCACGGCCCGAACCTTACGGTAAGAACTGCCAGCTCATCTACATCGAGATGACCGTGCCCATCGAGCGGGCGCTGCAGGTCGATGATCCCAGCGCTGACCAGATCCGGACAATCCTCAAGGAGGAAGTGGCTAACACCAACGCCAAGCTCCTTGGCCGGATCCCGCCCAACATACAGCGGATGCGCACGATCATCACGTTCTTCGTCGTCTTGTTCATGGCGATCGCCTTCATCACCCTCATGCGCAAGAGCCTGTCGCACTACTCGGTGCAGATCCAGTCTCAAAGCTCGGGGGCAAAGACGGAGACGGTCGGCTACAAGCGCCGACGGAACATCTATGCATGGATGCTGCTGCTGCCGGCGCTGGTGCTCATCGGCATATGGCAGTACTACCCCCTGGCTCGCGGCTCGATCATGGCCTTCCAAGACTACCGCATCATCGCAGGCACAGCCTTCGTGGGGCTTCAGAACTTCTCCGAGGCGATCTTCTCGAAGGACTTCTGGCTCACGATGTACCGGACGCTGTGGTATGCCTTCATGATGCTGTCCCTGGGCTTCTGCGCTCCGATTGCCCTGGCTGTGCTGCTACATGAGGTGCCGCGGCTCAAGGTCTTCTACCGCACCCTCTACTACCTGCCGGCGGTCACTACCGGGTTGGTCATCTACATGCTCTGGAAGCAGTTCTATGACCCCAGCCCGCACGGCTTCCTCAACAGCATCTACGGGCCGGCCAGCGAGATCGCGCGTGAGCTTTTGGTCTTGTTGGTCGCAGGGCTTGGGGCTGGTCTGGCTACCAGCTTCTGGAACAACCGCGACCGTGAGCCGGAGAAGCTAGCCTGGTGGATGTGGCCTATCTACGGGATCGTTCCACTGTGGTTCTACCGGCGGGCAGAGGGGGAACGGGCCACCCGCCTCTGGCGGTTCGCGAATCTCGCAGCCATGGTCGTCTGGTCGGCGATCGCCGTATACGCGGTCGTGCAGGGCGTCCGTATCACGGGCGTCTGGGTGCTGTTCCTGGCCGCTCTGGCCGCAGCAGGCGCTGTCCTGGCCTTCACGAACCCCTCACCTTCGCCGCTGAAGTATGTTGTCGGTCTGATCTCCTGCGCGGCGACGGTTCTGGTCGTCACCTATGGCGTGCAGCACGTGTGGCCCGAGCTGTTCCGAGCCGACACTCAGCAGTTCCTGGATGACGCGAACCCGGTCTTCGGCATCCCCATCTTCCCGGCGATCGCTATGGTGTGCATTATCTTGCCGCAGATCTGGGCCTCCGTTGGCCCGGGCTGCATCATCTACCTGGCCGCCATGAGAGCCATTCCGGAAGAGATGTACGAGGCCGCCGATCTTGACGGCGCCGGCTTCTGGACCAAGTTCTGGACCATCACGGTGCCCTTCCTGCGGGCCCTGATCATCATCAACTTCGTGGGCGCCTTCATCGGAGCCTTCCGCGCCTTTGAGCCCATCTTCATCATGACTTCCGGTGGCCCGGCGAACGCCACCACCGTTCTCGGGCTCGAGATCTGGCGCAACGCTTACATGTACCTCAAGTACGGGTTTGCCGTCTCCATGGCATGGATACTCGGTTCGCTGCTCATCGGGTTCACCGTCATGCAGTTGCGCATCCTGTCGCGGCTGGAGTTCCGCACCGCCAGCGCCAAGGACTAG
- a CDS encoding carbohydrate ABC transporter permease, translating into MPHIAVVGRRAPKTRLLIAAIYLTLSLGAVTMVVPFWLMVSSSFTSNVDSNDFRLVPAYWYSDEALYKKFMESAFNEDSTLYNYATGEDIGDFLDVKRPATVNQKQVEDYTQWLDSLPLTYTFTAHAYSIAKPKISLDGARRYQEFLSKRYNGDVLKLNAAYREDREYFDLQLRREEWHKRVFQPLKDLRYTEQMEFKKTLPSRFRVPAPVEGMFQEFLTNQDLGPGQPTNEPKTYAKRYQLPIKSIADLRLPERMPKQTNFATDWLKYVRTDVPYQFVVFEPGAQPSFTEWLKKRYSNDLKFLHKVYGTAGKAVNNWTDVTLSPHYPWDGIPAADWAAFLEDEKGAPAQFIHLETPQILYRNWLRDHYHTVAAVNAAYQTKLTSFDVAEPPMKEAQWSAMQADRSAIKRDFVTRNYRDVIAYISVHGRALRNTFILVVCVLALTLTINPLSAYALSRYNLPQTYKILLFFLATMAFPAEVTAIPNFLLMKHLHLLNTFYALILPSAANGYSIFLLKGFFDGLPRDLYEAAELDGASEVQMFTRICLPMSTPVLAVIGLGAFTAAYGSFMWAFVVCQDKNMWTLMVWLQQMGSWAPQSMIYAALVLAAIPTLLVFIFAQDIIMRGVIIPMEK; encoded by the coding sequence ATGCCTCACATCGCCGTAGTGGGTCGCCGCGCGCCCAAAACCCGCCTGCTGATCGCAGCTATCTACCTGACCCTGAGCCTGGGCGCAGTCACCATGGTCGTGCCCTTCTGGCTCATGGTCAGTAGCTCCTTTACCAGTAACGTAGACTCCAACGACTTCCGCCTGGTGCCCGCCTACTGGTACAGCGATGAGGCGCTCTACAAGAAGTTCATGGAGAGCGCCTTCAACGAGGACTCCACCCTCTACAATTACGCCACCGGCGAGGACATCGGCGACTTCCTGGACGTGAAGCGCCCGGCGACGGTGAACCAGAAGCAGGTCGAGGACTATACGCAGTGGCTCGACTCGTTGCCCCTCACCTATACCTTCACGGCCCACGCCTACTCGATCGCCAAGCCCAAGATCAGCCTCGACGGCGCGCGCCGCTACCAGGAGTTCCTGTCCAAACGGTACAACGGCGACGTCCTCAAGCTGAACGCCGCCTACCGCGAGGACCGCGAGTACTTCGACTTGCAGTTGCGGCGCGAGGAATGGCACAAGCGCGTCTTCCAACCCCTCAAGGACCTGCGCTACACCGAGCAGATGGAGTTCAAGAAGACGCTTCCGTCACGGTTCCGCGTCCCTGCGCCGGTCGAGGGCATGTTCCAGGAGTTCCTGACCAATCAGGACCTCGGCCCCGGCCAGCCGACCAACGAGCCCAAGACCTACGCGAAGCGCTACCAGCTGCCCATCAAGTCCATCGCCGACCTTCGGCTGCCCGAGCGAATGCCGAAGCAGACCAACTTCGCCACGGACTGGCTCAAGTATGTACGAACCGACGTGCCGTACCAGTTCGTCGTGTTCGAACCCGGCGCCCAGCCCTCCTTCACCGAGTGGCTGAAGAAGCGCTACAGCAACGACCTCAAGTTCCTGCACAAGGTCTATGGGACCGCCGGGAAGGCCGTCAACAACTGGACGGACGTGACGCTGAGTCCGCACTACCCCTGGGATGGCATCCCGGCTGCTGACTGGGCCGCTTTCCTCGAGGACGAGAAGGGCGCGCCCGCCCAGTTCATCCATCTCGAGACGCCGCAGATCCTGTATCGCAACTGGCTCCGTGACCACTACCACACAGTCGCAGCCGTGAACGCGGCCTACCAGACGAAGCTCACGAGCTTCGACGTCGCTGAGCCCCCGATGAAGGAAGCCCAGTGGAGCGCTATGCAGGCAGATCGCAGTGCGATCAAGCGCGACTTCGTGACGCGCAACTATCGCGACGTCATCGCCTACATCTCCGTGCACGGCAGGGCGCTGCGGAATACCTTCATCCTGGTCGTGTGCGTCCTGGCGCTCACGCTCACCATCAACCCACTCTCGGCCTACGCCTTGAGCCGCTACAATCTGCCGCAGACCTACAAGATCCTGCTGTTCTTCCTCGCGACCATGGCCTTCCCGGCTGAGGTCACGGCCATCCCGAACTTCTTGCTCATGAAGCACTTGCACTTGCTCAACACCTTCTACGCCCTGATCTTGCCCAGCGCGGCCAATGGCTACTCGATCTTCCTGCTGAAGGGCTTCTTCGACGGTCTGCCACGCGATCTGTACGAGGCGGCCGAACTCGACGGGGCTTCCGAGGTGCAGATGTTCACGAGGATCTGCCTGCCGATGTCGACCCCGGTACTGGCGGTCATCGGTCTTGGCGCCTTCACCGCAGCCTACGGGTCCTTCATGTGGGCCTTCGTTGTCTGCCAGGACAAGAACATGTGGACCCTCATGGTCTGGTTGCAGCAGATGGGCAGTTGGGCTCCACAGAGCATGATCTACGCAGCGCTGGTGCTCGCAGCCATCCCAACGCTGTTAGTGTTCATCTTTGCCCAGGACATCATCATGCGCGGTGTCATCATTCCGATGGAGAAGTAG
- a CDS encoding NosD domain-containing protein — protein sequence MRVILSALALCLTCATYAAVITVTPGGELTVQAALDRAKPGDTVRMQPGVYHEQVSFNFGGEYLKPVTLEGEPGAVIDGSTPITPDWQPATDIAPGVWRAKIPFLPFTVTADGKIVTMLDERRVDPRTVKEQRWQWPYIFQHGIEPSGWVGVKALGMYQRDAQTLLIRFQDDRDPRTIPMTFAPRVACVDISSADRCVVRGVTLRNAAFGVRIEASLGSVVENCTLGPVDYGVWLDNESDRCTVRFNEIFMNPYAGANPRLPGAWDNWQAHKTGGFYDRYGVQINQSLGGHEVHDNNIHDVWDGIEDRGAPGANRGLRIHHNLISNCSDDGLEPNGAEEDCRWNGNIVQQCICGFRIKAPKVGPLYAYRNVFFSNSEDYRNYGEVELKPAFVYVYHNTCTAGAAVQSNKVFGIGTPNYHYYNNLFWCKAWWGNSGKSVDPNWKGDYNVYVRRDTDQRWDAGRELAARLGLDAHSLWVNPGDPSFTDAAGRDASLKADSPARGRGVDLSSLLGQPLPGCEPGYFTGPAPDCGAVPFGSPMPKLPRTPAQVEVVPAGSWPGPEPPRVLTLIGPNLVQNGGFEDGLKGWSTPTTKTFKVAADGAAEGASRLQINASQQQETIRQTIKGLKPGALYLLVYQSRLNTVSDMRIIVRNLANAGYLAQGGAHQSKAWWRTSLTFTAPAAEVGLEISPRAQGVCELDSMSITVAPQPD from the coding sequence ATGCGCGTCATCCTATCGGCTCTTGCTCTTTGCCTCACCTGCGCCACCTATGCGGCCGTCATCACCGTGACACCCGGCGGCGAGCTGACCGTGCAGGCCGCTCTGGATCGTGCGAAGCCGGGAGACACCGTGCGGATGCAGCCCGGTGTGTACCACGAGCAGGTGAGCTTCAACTTCGGCGGCGAGTACCTCAAGCCCGTGACGCTCGAGGGCGAGCCCGGAGCCGTGATCGACGGGAGTACCCCGATCACCCCGGACTGGCAGCCCGCGACCGATATTGCCCCCGGTGTCTGGCGTGCCAAGATCCCCTTCCTGCCCTTCACCGTCACCGCTGACGGCAAGATCGTCACCATGCTCGACGAGAGGCGCGTCGACCCACGGACGGTGAAGGAGCAGCGCTGGCAGTGGCCCTACATCTTCCAGCATGGGATCGAGCCCTCCGGCTGGGTCGGCGTCAAGGCCCTCGGGATGTACCAGCGGGATGCCCAGACCCTCCTGATCCGCTTCCAGGACGACCGTGATCCTCGGACGATCCCCATGACCTTCGCCCCGAGAGTGGCGTGTGTGGACATCTCCAGTGCAGATCGCTGCGTCGTCCGCGGGGTAACCTTGCGCAACGCCGCCTTTGGTGTGCGAATCGAGGCGTCGCTGGGCTCGGTGGTCGAGAACTGCACCCTCGGCCCGGTCGACTACGGAGTATGGCTCGACAACGAATCAGACCGCTGCACCGTCCGGTTCAACGAGATCTTCATGAACCCCTATGCCGGTGCGAACCCGAGGCTCCCCGGGGCCTGGGACAACTGGCAGGCCCACAAGACCGGCGGCTTCTACGACCGCTATGGCGTGCAGATCAACCAGAGCCTGGGCGGCCACGAGGTCCACGACAACAACATCCACGACGTGTGGGATGGGATTGAGGACCGAGGAGCTCCCGGAGCCAATCGCGGCCTGCGCATCCACCACAACCTGATCTCGAACTGCTCCGACGACGGCCTCGAACCGAATGGTGCCGAGGAAGACTGCCGGTGGAACGGTAACATCGTGCAGCAGTGCATCTGCGGGTTCCGCATCAAAGCCCCGAAGGTCGGCCCACTCTACGCCTACCGCAACGTGTTCTTCAGCAACTCCGAGGACTACCGCAACTACGGCGAGGTGGAGCTGAAGCCCGCCTTTGTCTACGTCTACCATAACACCTGCACCGCCGGAGCCGCCGTCCAGTCCAACAAGGTCTTCGGCATCGGGACCCCCAACTACCACTACTACAACAACCTGTTCTGGTGCAAAGCCTGGTGGGGCAACTCCGGCAAGTCGGTGGACCCCAACTGGAAGGGCGACTACAACGTCTACGTGCGGCGCGACACGGACCAGCGCTGGGACGCAGGCCGTGAGCTCGCTGCCAGGCTTGGCCTCGACGCCCATAGCCTGTGGGTGAATCCAGGCGATCCTTCCTTCACCGATGCCGCAGGCCGCGACGCCTCTCTCAAGGCCGACAGTCCTGCCCGTGGCCGTGGTGTGGATCTCTCCAGTCTCCTGGGCCAGCCCTTACCCGGCTGTGAGCCCGGGTACTTCACCGGTCCGGCCCCGGACTGTGGCGCTGTCCCCTTCGGATCGCCCATGCCGAAGCTCCCGCGCACACCGGCCCAGGTCGAAGTCGTGCCTGCGGGTTCCTGGCCGGGTCCTGAGCCACCTCGTGTTCTCACTCTGATTGGTCCGAACCTGGTCCAGAACGGTGGTTTCGAGGACGGTCTGAAGGGCTGGAGCACGCCCACGACGAAGACCTTCAAGGTCGCCGCCGATGGGGCCGCTGAGGGTGCCTCGCGTCTGCAGATCAACGCCTCGCAGCAGCAGGAAACGATCCGCCAGACCATCAAGGGCCTCAAGCCCGGTGCCCTGTACCTCCTGGTCTACCAGAGCCGCTTGAATACCGTCAGCGATATGCGTATCATCGTCCGCAACCTGGCGAACGCGGGCTACCTCGCCCAGGGCGGCGCTCACCAGAGCAAGGCTTGGTGGCGCACCAGTCTCACCTTCACGGCCCCGGCCGCCGAAGTGGGCCTTGAGATCAGCCCTCGTGCCCAGGGCGTCTGCGAGCTGGACAGTATGTCGATCACCGTGGCTCCGCAACCTGACTGA
- a CDS encoding class II fructose-bisphosphate aldolase: MPLLPMSEILDRAYAEGYGVPAFDTWNAETTAAILGLAQDLRAPVILMHAGPDYGILSPLMLADMTRLFMGYYNVPAALHLDHGRSLEQVQDCLDARYTSVMLDYSAKPFEENAAALRETVARAHPLGVTVEAEIGHVGRAGASHESSGASTLTDAQEAADFVAQTGVDALAVSIGNAHGHYTALPQFDFERLAQIRDAVSLPLVLHGGSGTPDEELRRAISLGITKVNVVTELVTAVRQSLLDQWGESRNKHIPFAYTEATQAMLPVAEKWFRVCGAVGKAG, translated from the coding sequence TTGCCTTTGCTCCCGATGTCCGAGATTCTGGATCGCGCCTACGCTGAGGGCTATGGTGTCCCTGCCTTCGATACCTGGAATGCGGAGACCACAGCCGCCATCCTTGGCCTCGCGCAAGACCTGCGGGCCCCGGTGATTCTCATGCATGCCGGACCCGATTACGGCATCCTGTCGCCGCTGATGCTCGCCGATATGACCCGCCTGTTCATGGGCTACTACAACGTCCCCGCGGCGCTCCATCTCGACCACGGGCGGTCTCTGGAGCAGGTCCAGGACTGCCTGGACGCCCGCTATACCTCCGTAATGCTCGACTACTCCGCCAAGCCCTTCGAGGAGAACGCGGCGGCCCTGCGAGAGACCGTGGCCAGGGCGCATCCGCTGGGCGTCACGGTAGAAGCCGAGATCGGGCATGTCGGTCGGGCCGGGGCGAGCCACGAGAGCTCCGGGGCCTCCACACTCACCGACGCGCAGGAGGCCGCCGACTTCGTGGCCCAGACCGGCGTCGATGCCCTCGCCGTGTCCATCGGCAATGCCCACGGCCACTACACCGCTCTGCCCCAGTTCGACTTCGAGCGACTTGCGCAGATCCGCGACGCCGTCAGCCTTCCCCTCGTTCTGCACGGTGGAAGCGGAACCCCCGACGAGGAGTTGCGCCGTGCCATCTCCCTGGGGATCACCAAGGTGAACGTCGTCACCGAGCTGGTCACAGCGGTTCGCCAGTCGCTCCTGGATCAGTGGGGCGAGAGCCGCAACAAGCACATCCCCTTCGCCTACACCGAAGCGACCCAAGCCATGCTGCCGGTTGCCGAGAAGTGGTTCCGCGTCTGTGGCGCGGTCGGTAAGGCCGGCTAA
- a CDS encoding aminotransferase class III-fold pyridoxal phosphate-dependent enzyme, whose translation MPGPLKLDRSQELYARAVEVIPGGSQTSSKRPQGYAPGAFPIYVDHGKGCRVWDVDGQEYIDYILALGPITLGYCYEAVDEAVRAQLSKGMIFGLLHEVEVEAAERICNMVPCAEMVRFLKGGAEVTSAAARIARAYTGKELILNSGYRGWADTWAAQSEPPSGAGVPECLRAMVKGFPRDDNAALRNLLERYKGKVAAVFVDVASGTAAPKEAIQGMRDLCDEFGVVLCFDEIVTGFRLAPGGGQEYYGVTPDLACFAKGIANGMPVACVCGKREIMQPAKDLLISVTYGGECLSLAAVAAALDEYKNKPVHEHIWQQGQRLMDGIKSLGEKHGVPIWCSGLAPMSMPGFHYDDAKLNADVWSLFLQETAVRGVLLRRGGLLFITYMHKAEDIDETLGATDEALAVVADAVAKGDLTQRLRVKKIEESFRRF comes from the coding sequence ATGCCTGGTCCACTGAAGCTCGATCGATCGCAGGAGCTCTACGCCCGCGCTGTCGAGGTCATCCCCGGCGGCTCACAGACCAGCAGCAAGCGCCCGCAGGGCTATGCGCCGGGCGCCTTCCCCATCTACGTCGATCACGGCAAGGGTTGCCGAGTCTGGGACGTCGATGGTCAGGAGTACATCGACTACATCCTCGCACTGGGCCCCATCACCCTCGGCTACTGCTACGAGGCGGTTGATGAGGCCGTCCGTGCGCAGCTCAGCAAAGGCATGATCTTCGGCCTGCTGCATGAGGTCGAGGTCGAGGCCGCCGAGCGCATCTGCAACATGGTCCCCTGCGCCGAGATGGTGCGCTTCCTCAAGGGCGGCGCTGAGGTGACCTCAGCGGCAGCCCGCATCGCCAGGGCCTACACCGGCAAGGAGCTCATTCTCAACTCCGGCTATCGAGGTTGGGCTGACACCTGGGCCGCGCAGAGCGAGCCACCTTCCGGTGCCGGGGTTCCCGAATGTCTCCGCGCGATGGTCAAGGGCTTCCCGCGCGACGACAACGCAGCCCTGCGCAACCTGCTGGAGAGGTACAAGGGCAAGGTCGCGGCGGTCTTCGTCGATGTCGCCTCCGGGACGGCTGCTCCGAAGGAAGCCATCCAGGGCATGCGCGACCTGTGCGATGAGTTCGGCGTGGTGCTGTGCTTCGACGAGATCGTCACCGGCTTTAGGCTCGCGCCCGGAGGCGGGCAGGAGTACTATGGCGTCACCCCGGACCTGGCCTGCTTCGCCAAGGGCATCGCCAACGGTATGCCCGTCGCCTGCGTCTGCGGCAAGCGCGAGATCATGCAACCGGCCAAGGACCTGCTCATCAGCGTTACCTATGGCGGCGAGTGCCTCTCCCTGGCGGCCGTCGCGGCAGCCCTCGACGAGTACAAGAACAAGCCCGTCCACGAGCATATCTGGCAGCAGGGCCAGCGCCTCATGGACGGCATCAAGTCCCTCGGCGAGAAGCACGGCGTACCGATCTGGTGCAGCGGACTGGCCCCGATGTCCATGCCGGGCTTCCACTACGACGACGCGAAGCTCAACGCCGACGTATGGAGCCTGTTCCTCCAGGAGACCGCAGTCCGTGGCGTGCTCCTCCGGCGCGGCGGCCTGCTTTTCATCACCTACATGCACAAGGCCGAGGACATCGACGAGACCCTTGGTGCGACGGACGAGGCCCTGGCTGTCGTTGCCGACGCCGTCGCGAAGGGCGACCTCACACAGCGCCTGCGTGTCAAGAAGATCGAGGAGAGCTTCCGCCGGTTCTAG
- a CDS encoding sulfatase-like hydrolase/transferase produces MARGMTRRQFLQTGALGAAALAAGGSSVLGAPAVHLNRPPNLLLITVDQLNGNILSGHGCEYVHTPNLDRLLARGVSFRESYSANPVCCPARAAWVTGRPPSENGVVINDVYPIAETMPDFGQWFSTRGYESLYSGKWHVTGRNFAQTFRVLTNGSGIGENTDSVVSRAAESFLLNYTGDKPFFLTLGFLQPHDICYWVFLHSQHPEELPYPQIEAELPPLQPNFNFDPREPEKVKQAWRGPQGAWGKYMSRWPDWMWRYYRWAYYRHVEMVDAQIGRVLDALEDSPHADNTVVVFTADHGDGMGCHHLWQKMYLYDEAALVPFIVSWPGQIAEGVQDRTHLVSGLDVAATLTDYAGIEAMPKARGRSLRPLAEGRDVSWREFVVSEAAITGRMVRTPEWKLITYKGDPTEQLFSMTADRGETLNLAAEGTHPNTIEDLHKCLTDWEASLEPLNLEGRLRPRPQPPRRPAGRQ; encoded by the coding sequence ATGGCCAGGGGCATGACCCGGCGTCAGTTTCTCCAGACCGGAGCTCTGGGTGCAGCGGCCCTCGCCGCAGGAGGGAGCTCGGTACTCGGAGCCCCCGCGGTTCACCTCAACCGGCCGCCGAACCTGCTCCTCATCACCGTGGACCAGCTCAACGGGAACATCCTCTCCGGGCATGGCTGCGAGTACGTGCACACGCCGAACCTCGACCGGCTCCTGGCTCGCGGCGTCTCCTTCCGCGAGTCCTACTCTGCCAATCCGGTCTGCTGTCCCGCTCGGGCTGCCTGGGTCACGGGCCGACCACCCAGCGAAAACGGCGTTGTGATCAACGACGTCTACCCGATCGCCGAGACCATGCCCGACTTCGGGCAGTGGTTCTCGACTCGCGGCTATGAGTCGCTCTACTCAGGCAAGTGGCACGTGACCGGACGGAACTTCGCCCAGACCTTCAGGGTGCTCACCAACGGCAGCGGGATCGGTGAGAACACGGACTCCGTCGTCTCGCGGGCGGCCGAGAGCTTCCTGCTCAACTACACGGGCGACAAGCCCTTCTTCCTGACCCTGGGCTTCCTGCAGCCGCACGACATCTGCTACTGGGTGTTCCTCCACAGCCAGCACCCGGAGGAGCTGCCCTACCCACAGATTGAGGCTGAGCTGCCGCCGCTGCAGCCCAACTTCAACTTCGACCCGCGCGAGCCCGAAAAGGTCAAGCAAGCCTGGCGAGGACCCCAGGGCGCCTGGGGCAAGTACATGTCCAGATGGCCTGACTGGATGTGGCGCTACTACCGCTGGGCCTACTACCGGCACGTCGAGATGGTCGATGCACAGATCGGGCGCGTGCTCGATGCGCTGGAGGACTCGCCCCACGCGGACAACACCGTCGTGGTCTTCACTGCCGACCATGGTGACGGGATGGGCTGCCATCACCTGTGGCAGAAGATGTACCTGTACGACGAGGCCGCCCTGGTGCCCTTCATCGTGTCCTGGCCAGGGCAGATTGCCGAGGGCGTGCAGGACCGCACGCACCTGGTCTCAGGCCTCGACGTAGCGGCGACGCTGACCGACTATGCGGGTATCGAGGCCATGCCGAAGGCCCGAGGACGCAGTCTCCGGCCTCTGGCCGAAGGTCGCGACGTCTCCTGGCGCGAGTTCGTCGTCAGTGAGGCCGCCATCACGGGCCGCATGGTGCGGACGCCGGAATGGAAGCTCATCACCTACAAGGGCGATCCGACTGAGCAGCTCTTCAGCATGACCGCCGACCGTGGCGAGACCCTGAACCTCGCCGCCGAGGGCACGCACCCAAACACGATCGAAGACCTGCACAAGTGCCTGACAGACTGGGAAGCGTCCCTTGAGCCGCTGAACCTGGAGGGCCGCCTGCGACCCCGGCCTCAGCCTCCTCGACGACCGGCGGGTCGGCAGTAG